From Halodesulfovibrio sp., a single genomic window includes:
- a CDS encoding SLATT domain-containing protein: MNSASKRKLLLFCHQSKTEIVLTKNDANKLAMSWLERLHDAQMGHYILSEKQQGIGSGLGFFLTVFTVIITALTFYQNTSDVYKWFFAILCSFATILSAIQSFYRPSQRSEIHRSQASRYGALKRDLELLLAKKGITPTEFVSQLNEIKKEWDAVAGESPLTDFDTLKEIKKKKKQLAEDDLEPVKLI; encoded by the coding sequence ATGAATAGCGCATCTAAAAGAAAACTATTGTTGTTTTGCCATCAGAGCAAGACAGAGATCGTACTCACCAAGAATGATGCCAATAAGTTAGCAATGTCTTGGCTAGAGCGCCTTCATGATGCGCAAATGGGGCACTATATTTTATCTGAGAAGCAGCAGGGAATTGGTTCTGGACTTGGTTTCTTTTTGACTGTTTTTACTGTGATAATAACTGCACTTACTTTTTATCAGAATACTTCAGATGTGTATAAATGGTTCTTTGCAATACTCTGTTCATTTGCAACTATTTTATCCGCAATACAAAGTTTTTATCGACCAAGTCAGAGGTCAGAGATTCATCGTTCTCAGGCTTCTCGCTACGGAGCTTTAAAGAGAGATTTGGAGCTACTTTTAGCAAAAAAAGGCATCACTCCCACTGAATTTGTATCGCAATTGAATGAAATAAAGAAAGAATGGGATGCTGTGGCTGGCGAATCACCGCTTACAGATTTTGATACGTTGAAGGAAATAAAGAAAAAGAAAAAGCAACTTGCAGAAGATGACCTTGAACCTGTTAAGTTGATTTAG
- a CDS encoding SIR2 family protein encodes MRFIPNGPDIPLSLLKARDENRVIFFCGAGVSQACSGICSFEELTQKVFEKLHVSKTDGIYTLIERIKTVEEEHGVHGLLSTDRIYRELEREFDPAEIKSAFVDALSDDSSSNLSAHETLLKLATTDDNRVQIVTTNFDRFFSRCDPDVPVYHPPNIAGHVNPKTFHGILHLHGCLDVDHNSIESRDLILTSVDFGAAYLADGWATQFYKQLFKDYVIVFVGYSAEDAPVMYLLEALGAQQGNFLEAYAFHDSSQDDHWNAKGITSISYSTDEEHRNLWETLKRWAVKVSEPERWASETLKLACCSPRMLEPIQREQVALFVSDLDGAKKFLDCDPSPCPEWLCVFSSKYRLRKTASWDEREAASSPYSSYGLASDPIPQNKKSNSQIRNGEWGWDAFEQSFDTHQRQALNTFFQGHNNLSSRVWALARWMAKNIDHPITVWWASQQRSVHPAVQDIISDSLYRSASDVPTNLAEAWFDILEAWQNSSRILNRELHMVEGVISKHGLSTALLRAWKKLTRPFICTKTSLYPDLPPGFDDLPLLRRDFLRFEIKYEDEYRTPAVCAEWLPAIVGASKENLQEAVKLEERFGDYFNLRRLPLVVSSERDQQGNFFQGNCLNAQLLWFISLFEKFIDSHLDLARKEANSWRTINNPLFDRLCIWAAAKGNFLSSSDSVALICGLSRDAFWEYQHEADLLSALRERWSGYSSSMIRRIENKLLLGPKLPSRIAKNEQLNYKSTTILTRLNYLKKHGCKFTFNFDEKKEVLVSNMTNKEEEVLPSSHVSRSGFIKVVTNKDASVFVSKSKEEILRKAEEALDKYPVYGERENPFAGLVENDPEKALVVLCYGLELGELHPRLWKTFLEQTRNEPQLILLINTAKHLMAVPKELLSEIYYDIGLWFEYVAKLFFNGSSKFFFEFCDWAVELLDDLSAENASAVVRGSLEIDWATEALNSLAGKIARAVVVTFDSKKPDQFGNALLCFEKLLNAPEDHKRLALVMISHQLRYLYQEEADWTERHLLPILSSGDLDTIDAFWSGYLWEGGIPTTDLFVKIKTSLLAFIGRDKELRRKYNAAIAYILLHKWECTSSQISSDDLRNVLLKNDDGLRTSILSQISAWVTSEDDNTRISWELASVRFFEEVWPKQLRIRTANTTGALCRILFSSAETVRRFSPYILPLLGKTNEQYDRWTYFLSDKDEIFDQYPDVILKVLVRTLPDTTEVWPYGLYDVLQKLKDTEVGGDREFQEIKRKWDNR; translated from the coding sequence ATGCGTTTTATCCCAAATGGCCCTGACATTCCACTTAGCTTATTGAAGGCTCGTGATGAGAATCGAGTAATTTTTTTCTGTGGTGCAGGAGTTTCTCAAGCCTGCTCTGGCATATGCAGTTTTGAAGAATTGACTCAAAAAGTATTCGAGAAACTTCATGTGTCAAAAACTGATGGCATCTATACTTTAATTGAACGTATTAAGACTGTTGAAGAAGAGCACGGTGTTCATGGTTTGTTGTCTACGGATAGGATTTACCGAGAGCTTGAGCGTGAATTTGATCCGGCAGAAATAAAAAGTGCTTTTGTCGATGCTCTTTCGGACGATTCTTCGTCTAACTTGTCAGCACATGAAACACTTCTGAAGCTGGCAACAACAGATGATAACCGGGTACAGATTGTTACGACAAATTTTGATCGCTTTTTTAGTAGATGTGACCCCGATGTTCCAGTGTATCATCCTCCAAATATTGCAGGGCACGTTAATCCCAAAACTTTTCACGGGATATTGCACTTGCATGGCTGTCTTGACGTCGATCATAACTCTATTGAATCGCGAGATCTTATTTTGACTAGTGTCGACTTTGGCGCGGCATACTTAGCTGATGGCTGGGCAACACAGTTCTATAAGCAGCTCTTCAAAGATTATGTAATAGTTTTTGTCGGATATTCTGCAGAAGATGCCCCTGTAATGTATTTACTTGAAGCTTTGGGAGCGCAGCAAGGCAACTTCTTAGAGGCATATGCCTTTCATGACTCTTCTCAAGATGATCATTGGAATGCTAAAGGAATCACGTCGATTTCTTATTCTACAGATGAGGAACATAGAAATCTATGGGAAACACTTAAGAGGTGGGCAGTTAAAGTTTCTGAGCCTGAGAGATGGGCGAGTGAAACCCTGAAGCTAGCATGTTGTTCTCCTCGCATGCTGGAACCAATTCAGCGAGAACAAGTTGCTCTTTTTGTAAGTGACCTAGATGGAGCCAAAAAGTTTCTTGATTGTGACCCTTCCCCCTGTCCTGAATGGCTATGCGTTTTTAGTAGTAAGTATCGATTAAGAAAGACTGCTAGTTGGGATGAACGTGAAGCCGCTTCATCTCCTTATAGTAGCTATGGATTAGCTTCTGATCCAATTCCTCAAAATAAGAAGTCCAACAGTCAGATAAGAAATGGTGAATGGGGGTGGGACGCTTTTGAGCAAAGTTTTGACACTCATCAACGTCAAGCGCTCAATACCTTCTTTCAAGGGCATAACAATTTATCTTCAAGGGTTTGGGCACTTGCTAGATGGATGGCAAAGAACATTGATCATCCAATAACTGTCTGGTGGGCATCACAGCAACGTTCTGTGCATCCTGCAGTACAAGACATAATTTCGGATAGTCTTTATCGATCAGCTTCAGATGTACCGACTAACTTAGCTGAAGCGTGGTTTGATATTCTTGAAGCATGGCAAAATTCTTCTCGCATTTTGAATCGTGAGTTACATATGGTTGAGGGAGTGATCTCCAAGCATGGTTTGAGCACAGCCCTTCTCAGGGCATGGAAAAAGCTAACTCGTCCATTCATCTGTACCAAGACTTCTTTATACCCAGACCTTCCTCCGGGGTTTGATGATCTTCCACTATTGAGAAGAGACTTTTTGCGTTTTGAAATAAAATATGAAGATGAATATAGAACGCCTGCGGTTTGTGCCGAATGGCTTCCTGCAATTGTAGGTGCTTCTAAAGAAAACTTGCAAGAGGCAGTTAAACTTGAAGAACGTTTTGGTGATTATTTCAATCTTCGAAGGCTACCTCTTGTTGTCTCTAGTGAACGCGATCAACAAGGTAATTTTTTTCAAGGAAATTGTTTGAATGCTCAGCTTCTATGGTTCATTTCTCTTTTTGAGAAATTTATTGATAGCCATTTAGATTTGGCAAGAAAGGAAGCAAATTCGTGGAGAACGATTAATAATCCTTTGTTTGATCGGTTATGTATCTGGGCAGCAGCAAAAGGTAATTTTCTCTCTTCATCTGATAGTGTGGCTTTAATCTGTGGTTTATCTAGAGATGCATTTTGGGAGTACCAGCATGAGGCTGATTTGCTTTCAGCATTAAGAGAACGTTGGAGTGGCTATTCGTCTTCGATGATAAGAAGAATAGAGAATAAATTGCTTTTAGGGCCGAAGTTGCCTAGCCGCATAGCAAAAAACGAACAGCTAAATTATAAATCAACCACTATCTTAACTAGGTTGAATTATCTAAAAAAACATGGCTGCAAATTTACTTTCAATTTTGATGAGAAGAAAGAAGTATTGGTCAGCAATATGACCAACAAAGAGGAAGAAGTACTACCAAGCAGCCATGTTTCTCGAAGTGGCTTTATAAAAGTTGTGACAAATAAGGATGCTTCAGTATTTGTAAGTAAATCAAAGGAAGAAATTTTAAGAAAAGCTGAAGAAGCTCTTGATAAATATCCAGTTTATGGAGAGCGCGAAAATCCTTTTGCTGGATTAGTAGAAAACGACCCGGAAAAAGCGCTAGTTGTTTTGTGCTATGGATTAGAGCTTGGTGAGCTTCACCCGAGATTGTGGAAAACTTTTTTGGAACAAACGAGAAATGAGCCGCAGCTTATTCTTTTGATAAACACAGCTAAGCATTTAATGGCGGTACCAAAAGAGCTCCTATCTGAGATTTATTATGATATAGGTCTATGGTTTGAGTATGTTGCAAAGTTGTTCTTTAATGGCTCTTCAAAATTCTTTTTCGAATTTTGTGATTGGGCAGTCGAACTCCTTGATGATCTTTCAGCGGAGAACGCTTCTGCTGTTGTACGTGGCAGCCTTGAAATAGATTGGGCGACAGAGGCATTGAATTCTCTGGCAGGCAAGATTGCAAGAGCAGTCGTAGTGACTTTTGATTCTAAAAAGCCTGATCAATTTGGCAATGCTCTTCTGTGTTTTGAGAAACTTTTGAATGCCCCTGAAGACCATAAGCGCTTAGCGTTAGTTATGATTAGTCACCAGTTAAGGTATTTGTATCAGGAAGAAGCAGATTGGACAGAGAGGCATCTGCTTCCTATCTTAAGTTCAGGCGATCTAGATACAATTGATGCATTTTGGAGTGGTTATCTTTGGGAAGGTGGAATTCCTACTACAGATTTGTTTGTTAAAATTAAAACTTCACTCCTTGCATTTATAGGGCGCGATAAAGAGCTTCGTAGAAAATACAATGCGGCGATTGCTTACATTCTATTACATAAGTGGGAATGTACTTCTTCGCAAATTTCAAGTGATGACTTACGTAATGTGTTATTGAAAAACGATGATGGATTAAGAACTAGCATATTATCCCAAATAAGCGCTTGGGTTACCAGCGAAGATGACAATACAAGAATTTCTTGGGAATTAGCTTCAGTTCGCTTTTTTGAAGAAGTTTGGCCTAAACAATTGCGTATTCGCACTGCAAATACCACTGGGGCATTGTGTCGCATTCTTTTCTCAAGTGCCGAAACTGTTCGCCGGTTTTCACCTTACATTCTACCCTTACTTGGTAAGACAAATGAGCAGTATGATCGCTGGACTTATTTCCTTTCAGATAAAGATGAAATTTTTGATCAATATCCTGATGTGATATTAAAAGTTTTGGTTAGAACGCTTCCTGATACAACTGAAGTGTGGCCGTATGGGTTATACGATGTGCTCCAGAAACTAAAAGATACTGAAGTTGGTGGGGACAGAGAGTTTCAAGAAATAAAGCGAAAGTGGGATAACCGTTAG
- a CDS encoding SIR2 family protein, whose amino-acid sequence MPQLEIEIELLPPLQEIAERLRNGHASVMVGAGFSINTTPHAGTEQNFPSWNQLADIFYEKAHGDSSSHLKYLNVLKLAEEVEAAHNRPALDQLLLDNIPDKKRTPSKLHEKLLKLPWTDVFTTNYDTLLERACENVLSRKYDIVLTQQDLIFASKPRIIKLHGSFPSTRPFIITEEDYRSYPNKFAPFVNTVQQSLLENTLCLIGFSGDDPNFLSWIGWIRDNLKENAPKIYLVGIFDFTPAQLALLTKKNIHVVNMNLCKNINGSHSNGLGLFIDFLSKRALNNPPLDWPFSLVQPFRGDQDIKQQIEVASARWEQDRKEYPGWVIIPESQRKECLRSTFEWAYSFHHHKFTEIEPIKIFLFCHEYTWRIEQSLLPIFDDHAKFIEYVLEQTSLAQILNNEFEKSAPKQCITDLKKYYFNLQLSLLRYYREEGAHDKLEKIKEKISQNFEMLTLEQQEEFSYEEILTSLFNLDFSDAKKKLDQWDESPSLPAFEAKRASLHAEIGEPEIALAILENTLKKVRSSLNLQSSINISLLSLESWLILHTRYVESGLRYTTTKYTVPQKELAQFKNFTFMKWDNEKLTEPDSEPLFHFAPKDELPPEEAWEKLFSDKDHELSSANIEWNSLVDQWKSHKNTLENKRELIRQNELKQFSCDPWLEFDLLKLQTQSEKNFQHNGVPKPTFDIGTYSTQTHYKNYDEKLISGFNFVKMIEKTVGTARIYGTSLYKDTMVNSLKVISTSSPYWTLITLIRLAEDKAVDSVWDRKTLLTYNTSFISLAIQQTTCHLKEIFKQLSNADSALEDTYFRRLANVIPEILSHLCVKSNPSDRAKIIAILDEIFRADFKIQVAFSNLGKLTKRLITSCSDKELIDHFNTLILFPNLDTTHPLLSSELVDPVVYYFERINKMTVPREIISHKNETIKLLLSDLTSTVESTRKTACLKLFIFYEQDLLTPAQLTQFRNNLFAQHDEEEWPVHSGLYHSSLTSMCPCDLEPKLKKYILAEFQKSEAERAVLELLNSSENIKWSQDNFNSIIASALNLWKSNKNRLNTNDILLSNIDAKRCKILFQQLIQALARLICNAPHLTVNKTYHELINDMELHNITSLELLTVISDSSYNESQLTSKIEINLSSNDRGIFNDAVRAIKRCLLSKKVPNTLKHNLLNSLINVILWQKDQKIAFPLSMIEYLHAKISFTQDQINKIDHALNNISDYTALMKSHINFEDALIIRQSTASLAFSLSKNPNFEEMPSIHLWKEICFSEDEFAEIKNQWKE is encoded by the coding sequence ATGCCGCAATTAGAAATAGAAATAGAACTACTCCCACCGCTTCAAGAAATTGCAGAGAGATTACGAAATGGTCATGCATCAGTAATGGTGGGAGCGGGCTTCAGTATTAATACAACCCCGCATGCTGGAACTGAACAAAATTTTCCTAGTTGGAATCAACTTGCTGATATTTTTTATGAAAAAGCCCATGGTGACAGCTCCTCCCATCTCAAATATCTAAATGTGCTTAAACTTGCAGAAGAAGTTGAGGCAGCACATAATCGTCCGGCACTTGACCAACTATTACTTGATAATATTCCAGACAAAAAGAGAACCCCGTCCAAGCTACATGAAAAATTACTAAAATTACCTTGGACAGATGTTTTTACAACCAATTATGACACGTTGCTTGAACGAGCCTGCGAGAACGTCCTCTCGAGAAAGTACGATATCGTTTTGACCCAGCAAGACCTTATTTTTGCATCAAAACCACGGATAATAAAGCTTCACGGTAGCTTTCCGTCAACAAGGCCATTCATAATTACCGAAGAAGATTACCGTAGCTATCCAAACAAATTTGCACCTTTTGTTAATACAGTGCAGCAATCCTTACTTGAAAACACCTTGTGCTTAATTGGCTTTTCTGGTGATGATCCCAATTTTCTTTCTTGGATTGGCTGGATTCGTGACAATCTAAAAGAAAATGCTCCAAAAATTTATCTTGTAGGCATATTTGACTTCACTCCAGCCCAACTTGCTCTTCTGACAAAAAAAAATATTCATGTCGTTAACATGAATCTATGTAAAAATATAAATGGGTCACACTCTAATGGCCTTGGGTTATTTATTGACTTTCTATCAAAACGAGCTCTTAACAATCCACCACTCGATTGGCCATTTTCCTTAGTTCAGCCATTTCGGGGAGATCAAGACATAAAACAACAAATAGAAGTTGCATCTGCTCGTTGGGAGCAGGATAGAAAAGAATATCCCGGCTGGGTTATTATACCTGAATCTCAACGTAAAGAATGCCTTCGTAGCACATTTGAGTGGGCTTACTCATTCCATCATCATAAATTTACAGAAATTGAACCGATTAAAATTTTTCTTTTTTGTCATGAATATACTTGGCGAATTGAACAATCTCTACTCCCAATCTTTGATGATCATGCTAAATTCATTGAATATGTTTTGGAACAAACATCTTTGGCACAAATACTAAATAATGAATTTGAAAAAAGCGCACCCAAACAATGCATAACTGATTTAAAAAAATATTATTTCAATCTTCAATTATCATTACTTAGATACTACAGAGAAGAGGGGGCTCACGATAAACTTGAAAAAATCAAAGAAAAAATTTCTCAAAATTTTGAAATGTTAACATTAGAACAACAAGAAGAATTCAGCTATGAGGAAATCTTAACCTCGCTTTTTAATCTTGACTTTTCTGACGCTAAAAAAAAATTAGATCAATGGGATGAAAGCCCTTCCTTACCAGCATTTGAAGCTAAACGAGCTAGTCTTCATGCTGAAATTGGAGAGCCTGAGATTGCATTGGCAATACTTGAGAACACACTTAAGAAAGTTAGATCATCTCTTAACTTACAATCATCAATTAACATTTCACTACTATCCCTTGAAAGCTGGTTAATTTTACATACTCGATATGTGGAAAGCGGTCTTAGGTACACTACGACTAAATATACCGTCCCCCAAAAAGAACTAGCCCAATTTAAAAACTTCACATTTATGAAATGGGACAATGAAAAATTAACTGAGCCAGATTCTGAGCCTCTCTTTCACTTCGCTCCTAAGGATGAGCTACCACCCGAAGAAGCGTGGGAAAAATTATTTAGCGACAAAGATCATGAACTTTCTTCGGCTAATATCGAATGGAACTCATTAGTCGATCAGTGGAAGTCACACAAAAACACTCTTGAAAACAAAAGAGAACTTATAAGACAGAATGAACTTAAGCAATTTTCATGTGATCCTTGGCTAGAATTCGATCTATTAAAATTACAAACACAGTCAGAAAAAAACTTTCAACATAATGGCGTTCCTAAGCCGACTTTCGACATTGGAACATACTCCACTCAAACACATTACAAAAACTATGATGAAAAATTAATTTCTGGCTTTAACTTTGTAAAAATGATCGAAAAAACGGTAGGGACAGCAAGAATCTATGGAACTAGTCTTTACAAGGACACGATGGTTAATTCATTAAAAGTGATAAGCACCTCTTCACCTTATTGGACATTGATTACTCTAATCAGACTTGCTGAGGATAAAGCAGTTGATTCTGTCTGGGATAGAAAAACACTTCTAACCTATAATACCTCGTTTATATCTTTAGCAATTCAACAGACGACTTGCCATTTGAAAGAAATTTTTAAACAACTTTCTAATGCAGACTCCGCGCTTGAGGATACCTACTTTAGACGTCTGGCGAATGTTATTCCTGAGATTCTTTCCCACTTATGCGTAAAGTCTAATCCTAGCGACAGGGCAAAAATTATTGCAATATTGGATGAAATTTTTAGAGCAGATTTCAAAATCCAAGTTGCATTTAGTAATCTTGGAAAACTTACCAAGAGACTAATTACATCATGTTCTGATAAAGAACTTATAGATCATTTCAATACACTTATTCTGTTTCCTAATTTAGATACAACACATCCACTATTATCTTCTGAACTTGTAGACCCAGTCGTTTACTATTTCGAAAGAATCAATAAGATGACAGTGCCAAGAGAAATAATATCTCACAAAAACGAGACAATAAAACTTTTACTTAGCGACCTCACCTCAACTGTAGAATCAACTAGAAAAACTGCTTGCTTAAAACTTTTCATATTTTATGAACAAGATTTATTAACGCCTGCACAGCTAACACAGTTCAGAAACAACTTATTCGCTCAACATGATGAGGAAGAATGGCCTGTGCATTCTGGTCTTTATCATTCTTCTCTGACGAGTATGTGCCCTTGTGATCTAGAGCCGAAACTAAAAAAATACATTCTTGCTGAATTCCAAAAATCCGAAGCTGAACGCGCCGTATTAGAATTACTAAACAGTTCTGAGAACATTAAGTGGTCGCAAGACAACTTCAATTCTATTATCGCATCTGCCCTTAACCTGTGGAAATCGAATAAAAACAGGTTGAATACCAACGATATATTACTTTCCAACATAGATGCAAAGCGTTGTAAGATTTTATTTCAACAACTAATTCAAGCACTAGCTAGATTAATCTGCAATGCCCCTCACTTAACTGTTAACAAGACTTATCATGAATTGATAAACGACATGGAGTTGCACAACATCACATCCTTAGAACTGCTTACTGTGATCAGCGATAGTAGTTATAACGAAAGTCAACTCACTTCAAAGATTGAAATAAACTTATCTTCCAATGATCGAGGAATCTTCAATGACGCAGTCAGAGCTATCAAGCGATGTTTGTTAAGTAAAAAAGTGCCTAACACCTTAAAGCATAACTTATTAAATTCACTGATCAACGTCATCTTATGGCAAAAAGATCAAAAAATAGCTTTCCCTCTCTCAATGATTGAATATTTACATGCAAAAATATCATTCACTCAAGACCAGATAAATAAAATAGATCATGCACTTAATAATATTAGTGATTACACCGCGTTAATGAAAAGCCATATTAATTTTGAAGATGCATTGATCATTCGACAATCAACCGCTTCACTTGCATTCTCTCTTTCAAAGAATCCGAACTTTGAAGAAATGCCGTCGATTCATTTGTGGAAAGAAATTTGTTTCTCAGAGGACGAATTTGCTGAAATTAAAAATCAGTGGAAAGAATAA
- a CDS encoding DUF4357 domain-containing protein: MKKKTLSFRIREAITALNVSDAEFAKAGGISGPALSMYINQGRQPKAMCIANWSTYYNIDTNWLLTGKGNIFKQEDISFSNIDKNIYTNPMILQLNAALNALDAAEADDKTIQSTIVAIVGQNLQHKAPCFIPITTRKNNATARFYTKKSIILCAGSIVEGTKDSMSNEALRQRKEAELKGNLRKTDNGKLITTKDLPFKSISSTAGFVVGSSKNGWDYWIVTQTGQPLSEFKDLLKSKS; this comes from the coding sequence ATGAAAAAAAAGACTCTTTCTTTTAGAATCAGAGAAGCAATTACAGCACTTAACGTCTCAGATGCTGAATTTGCAAAGGCTGGGGGTATATCTGGACCAGCGCTGTCCATGTACATAAATCAAGGACGGCAGCCAAAAGCAATGTGTATTGCCAACTGGTCCACTTATTACAATATAGACACCAACTGGCTTCTCACTGGTAAAGGGAATATCTTTAAGCAAGAAGATATTTCATTCAGCAATATAGATAAAAACATCTATACAAATCCCATGATTCTCCAACTTAATGCTGCCTTAAACGCACTTGATGCTGCAGAAGCTGATGACAAAACAATTCAATCAACGATTGTTGCAATTGTCGGACAGAACCTGCAACACAAGGCTCCTTGCTTTATTCCCATCACGACACGCAAAAACAATGCAACAGCCCGTTTTTACACTAAAAAATCGATAATCCTTTGTGCAGGATCAATAGTAGAAGGAACGAAAGACTCAATGTCAAATGAAGCACTTAGGCAAAGAAAAGAAGCGGAACTTAAAGGAAATTTAAGAAAAACAGATAATGGAAAATTAATTACAACAAAAGATCTGCCTTTCAAATCAATCTCATCTACAGCAGGTTTCGTTGTAGGAAGCTCTAAAAATGGGTGGGACTATTGGATTGTCACACAAACGGGACAACCACTTAGTGAGTTTAAAGATCTACTAAAAAGCAAAAGCTAA